One region of Spirochaetaceae bacterium genomic DNA includes:
- a CDS encoding type II toxin-antitoxin system HicA family toxin, with protein sequence MTGKQMLKFLESKGFKLVRINGSHHVMQHSDGRGTVVPIHGKDELGKGLKNSILKQAGLKQGDI encoded by the coding sequence ATGACCGGTAAGCAAATGCTTAAATTTTTAGAGAGTAAAGGTTTTAAGTTAGTAAGAATAAATGGTAGCCATCATGTTATGCAACATAGTGATGGAAGAGGTACGGTTGTACCCATTCATGGTAAAGACGAACTTGGTAAAGGTTTAAAAAACTCTATACTAAAACAAGCTGGCCTTAAACAGGGGGATATATGA
- a CDS encoding DUF1902 domain-containing protein: MNFTIDVKWDEETERWCASNDELPVAADSNSYDALIEKVKVIAYEMLEDNHNGAKANLFFVSGRVEALS, from the coding sequence ATGAACTTTACAATAGATGTTAAATGGGACGAAGAAACCGAAAGATGGTGCGCTAGTAACGATGAGTTACCTGTAGCTGCCGATAGTAACAGCTACGATGCTTTAATCGAAAAGGTTAAGGTTATAGCTTATGAAATGCTGGAGGACAACCATAATGGAGCTAAAGCTAACTTATTTTTTGTTAGCGGTCGTGTTGAAGCTTTAAGTTAA
- a CDS encoding type II toxin-antitoxin system HicB family antitoxin: MIYYALLHETEEDEIGFWIEFPDLNGIATQGDTLEETLAMAEECLNVWLDEPDPEVKFNKPTNFEGQAGYYPINVKPNIALALKLRWVREEAKLTQSDVAKRLNISYQAYQKLESPSKNNATLKTIEKLQNALGVKLISI; this comes from the coding sequence ATGATTTATTACGCATTATTACATGAGACCGAAGAAGACGAAATAGGTTTTTGGATAGAATTTCCCGACTTAAATGGTATTGCTACACAAGGCGATACCTTAGAAGAAACTTTGGCTATGGCCGAAGAATGCTTAAATGTTTGGCTTGATGAACCCGACCCGGAGGTAAAATTTAATAAACCCACCAATTTTGAAGGGCAAGCCGGTTACTACCCCATCAATGTTAAGCCCAACATTGCCCTAGCCTTAAAGCTGCGCTGGGTGCGGGAAGAGGCTAAACTTACGCAAAGCGATGTGGCTAAACGGCTAAATATTTCCTATCAAGCTTACCAAAAACTGGAAAGCCCTAGTAAGAATAATGCCACCCTAAAAACTATTGAAAAATTACAAAATGCTTTAGGGGTTAAATTGATAAGTATTTAA
- the vorB gene encoding 3-methyl-2-oxobutanoate dehydrogenase subunit VorB, protein MKALMKGNEAIVEAALKAGCKAFFGYPITPQNEIPEHMSAIMEKSGGHFVQAESEVAAINMVYGAAAAGIRVMTSSSSPGMALKQEGISYLAGADLPCVIVNISRGGPGLGSILPAQGDYYQATRGGGNGDYHLPVYAPSSVQEATDLTQKAFNVADKYRTPVMILGDGILGQMMEPVEIKEILQEKTDKSWIANGEAGKRGRRNIINSLSLVAEQLEQMNVDRFKRYAQIEANEELAESRVSEGDEVVIVAYGIPARIALNAIEELKAAGVKAGLIRPITLWPFPNKSFANLPKSVKALLVIELNMGQMVGDVKLAVECKYPVHFLGHTGGVIFEPEEIAAKVQEILREAK, encoded by the coding sequence ATGAAAGCATTAATGAAAGGGAACGAGGCTATTGTTGAGGCCGCTCTTAAGGCCGGCTGCAAAGCTTTTTTTGGCTATCCCATAACCCCGCAAAACGAAATACCCGAGCATATGTCGGCCATTATGGAAAAAAGCGGCGGCCACTTTGTGCAGGCCGAAAGCGAAGTAGCCGCCATCAATATGGTGTACGGTGCGGCAGCGGCCGGCATTAGGGTAATGACCAGCAGCTCATCGCCCGGTATGGCTTTAAAACAAGAAGGGATTAGCTATTTAGCTGGGGCCGATTTACCGTGCGTTATCGTTAATATTTCGCGTGGCGGGCCGGGTTTAGGCAGTATTTTACCGGCGCAAGGCGATTATTACCAAGCGACGCGCGGCGGCGGTAACGGCGACTATCACTTGCCGGTATATGCCCCAAGCAGCGTGCAAGAAGCCACCGATTTAACCCAAAAGGCTTTTAATGTGGCCGATAAATACCGCACGCCGGTAATGATTTTGGGTGATGGTATCTTGGGCCAAATGATGGAGCCGGTAGAAATTAAAGAAATTTTGCAAGAAAAAACCGATAAAAGCTGGATAGCTAACGGCGAAGCCGGCAAACGCGGCAGGCGCAATATTATTAACAGCTTAAGTTTAGTGGCCGAGCAGCTAGAGCAAATGAATGTAGACCGCTTTAAACGTTATGCCCAAATTGAGGCTAACGAAGAGCTGGCCGAAAGCCGCGTGAGCGAAGGTGATGAAGTAGTGATTGTAGCTTACGGAATACCGGCACGTATCGCTTTAAATGCCATAGAAGAACTTAAAGCGGCCGGTGTTAAAGCCGGGCTTATCCGCCCTATTACTTTATGGCCCTTTCCTAATAAAAGTTTTGCTAACCTGCCTAAAAGCGTTAAGGCCTTATTGGTCATCGAGTTAAATATGGGGCAAATGGTGGGCGATGTTAAACTGGCGGTAGAATGTAAATACCCTGTGCACTTTTTAGGCCATACCGGCGGGGTTATTTTTGAGCCCGAAGAAATTGCGGCTAAGGTGCAAGAAATTTTGAGGGAGGCTAAGTAA
- a CDS encoding 4Fe-4S binding protein → MSKQNRVTFEQKLCKGCQLCIPACPQKILALDMAKVNAKGYNPAYCTDMAKCTACAMCARICPDSVITVESDV, encoded by the coding sequence ATGTCTAAACAAAATAGAGTAACCTTCGAGCAAAAGCTGTGTAAAGGTTGCCAGTTATGTATCCCGGCTTGCCCGCAAAAAATTTTAGCCCTCGATATGGCTAAGGTTAATGCTAAGGGTTATAACCCGGCTTATTGTACCGATATGGCTAAATGTACGGCTTGCGCTATGTGTGCGCGTATCTGCCCGGATAGTGTCATTACAGTGGAGAGTGATGTATAA
- a CDS encoding bifunctional enoyl-CoA hydratase/phosphate acetyltransferase: MFALAKAKSGGRISVSAAHDEHVLEAVHEAKKMGLADFTLIGDEVKIKAIAETFKINLADFEVIHEADVAASCIMAVKLVSEGKAHAVMKGLCDTSVIMKAALNKEAGIRTGNLLSHLAAFKVPSYPKLLFVTDAAINIAPDYQAKRHILQNAITAVQNLGIPEPKAALLAAKEKADEKMPVTLEYVKLVAEAKAGGFKGAIIDGPLALDNAVSREACAIKGINSPVGGEADILFCPDIEAGNILYKALNFLAAAQSGGVVVGAKRPVILTSRADSVESKLISIALGVLF; encoded by the coding sequence TTGTTTGCTCTGGCTAAAGCTAAAAGTGGCGGGCGTATCAGTGTAAGTGCGGCGCACGATGAACACGTACTGGAGGCTGTGCACGAAGCTAAAAAGATGGGCCTTGCCGATTTTACCTTAATTGGTGATGAAGTTAAAATTAAAGCTATCGCCGAAACCTTTAAAATTAACTTAGCCGATTTTGAGGTGATTCACGAGGCCGATGTGGCTGCTTCGTGTATAATGGCGGTAAAGTTGGTGAGCGAGGGCAAGGCCCATGCCGTAATGAAAGGGCTTTGCGATACCTCTGTTATTATGAAGGCGGCGCTGAATAAAGAAGCCGGTATACGTACGGGCAATTTGCTTTCGCACTTGGCGGCCTTTAAGGTACCCAGCTACCCTAAATTGTTATTTGTAACCGATGCCGCCATTAACATAGCGCCCGATTACCAAGCTAAGCGGCATATCTTACAAAATGCCATTACGGCGGTGCAAAATTTAGGGATACCGGAGCCGAAGGCGGCTTTGCTGGCTGCTAAAGAAAAGGCCGATGAAAAAATGCCGGTAACGCTAGAATATGTTAAGCTGGTAGCAGAGGCTAAGGCCGGCGGCTTTAAAGGGGCTATTATTGATGGGCCGCTGGCCCTAGATAATGCCGTATCACGCGAAGCTTGCGCTATCAAAGGCATTAACAGCCCGGTGGGCGGCGAGGCCGATATTTTATTTTGCCCCGACATCGAGGCCGGTAATATTTTGTACAAAGCCTTAAACTTTTTAGCGGCTGCTCAAAGCGGTGGTGTGGTGGTAGGGGCTAAAAGGCCGGTTATTTTAACATCGCGGGCCGATAGTGTAGAGAGTAAGCTTATCTCTATCGCTTTGGGTGTGTTATTTTAA
- a CDS encoding type II toxin-antitoxin system HicA family toxin: MDNYEKKVRTLLLKNGCYFVRHGKGDHDIWHSPITNRNITVDGKITKRHTANGIMKEAGINHKF, encoded by the coding sequence ATGGATAATTACGAAAAGAAAGTGAGAACCCTTTTGCTTAAAAATGGCTGCTATTTTGTGCGGCATGGCAAAGGCGACCATGATATTTGGCATAGCCCCATCACTAACCGTAACATTACCGTTGATGGGAAGATAACTAAACGCCATACCGCCAACGGTATTATGAAAGAGGCCGGCATTAACCACAAATTTTAA
- a CDS encoding FAD-binding protein, which produces MYDVAVIGLGPAGAFLAKYLNKNLKVIAIDKKSPAGEGGFFKPCGGLLAPDAQKSLSMFNITLPKDIIVSPQIFSVRTIDVKSGLTRHYQRYYINLDRHKFDLWLLGQIPQHIEVHSKAIVTAVKPAKESYEVTYQEGQTLKTIQAKYIVGADGANSLVRRSLYKDFKIYKYLAIQQWFKDVHSTPFYSCVFDPATTSSYAWGLTKDEHFIFGGAFDIKTGKQDFETLKEKLKPYGFKLDNPVKTEACQVLKPFGPRNYCYGRNGAFLIGEAAGFISPSSLEGISYALDSGYLLAKCLNNTSRAEPNWAYRKGTRKIRLKLLAKYLKYPLMYNPLARNIIMQSGVQSIPILS; this is translated from the coding sequence ATGTACGATGTAGCGGTGATTGGGCTTGGCCCGGCAGGAGCCTTTTTAGCTAAATACCTTAATAAAAATTTAAAGGTTATCGCCATCGATAAAAAATCGCCGGCCGGCGAGGGCGGTTTTTTTAAGCCTTGCGGCGGCTTGTTGGCCCCCGACGCGCAAAAATCGCTCTCGATGTTTAACATAACTTTACCTAAAGATATTATCGTTAGCCCGCAAATTTTTAGCGTGCGTACCATCGATGTAAAAAGCGGCCTTACCCGCCATTATCAGCGTTATTATATTAATTTGGATAGGCATAAATTTGACCTTTGGCTGCTGGGCCAAATTCCACAGCATATCGAGGTGCACAGTAAGGCTATAGTTACAGCCGTAAAGCCGGCGAAAGAAAGCTACGAAGTTACCTATCAAGAAGGCCAAACCCTAAAAACCATACAGGCCAAATATATTGTTGGGGCCGATGGGGCTAATTCGCTGGTACGCCGCAGTTTGTATAAAGATTTTAAAATTTATAAATATTTAGCTATCCAGCAATGGTTTAAAGATGTGCATAGCACACCGTTTTATTCTTGTGTCTTCGACCCAGCAACGACCAGCTCTTATGCTTGGGGGCTTACCAAAGATGAGCATTTTATCTTTGGCGGGGCCTTCGATATAAAAACCGGTAAACAAGATTTTGAAACTCTTAAAGAAAAATTAAAACCTTACGGCTTTAAACTGGATAACCCCGTTAAAACAGAGGCTTGCCAAGTGCTAAAACCTTTTGGGCCGCGTAACTACTGTTACGGCCGTAACGGCGCTTTTTTAATTGGCGAGGCCGCCGGCTTTATTAGTCCCAGCTCGCTGGAAGGGATTAGTTATGCCCTTGATAGCGGCTACCTGCTGGCAAAATGCCTTAATAATACCTCTAGAGCGGAACCGAATTGGGCTTACCGTAAAGGCACCCGCAAGATACGGCTTAAACTTTTAGCTAAATATTTAAAGTATCCGCTTATGTATAACCCGCTGGCCCGTAATATAATTATGCAAAGCGGAGTACAGAGTATCCCTATTTTGAGCTAA
- the buk gene encoding butyrate kinase: MKLLIINPGSTSTKIGLFEEDKELFSKNLQHDMAELAQFKELTDQYDFRKEAILNFLKETGVEAGELAAVVGRGGLVKPLAGGTYTINEAMKRDLHKGLQGIHASNLGGLIADEIAQTIGKPSFVVDPVVVDELDDVARLSGHPLLKRRSIFHALNQKAMARQYCREHNVKYTDVNLIVAHLGGGISVGIHHKGKVVDVNNALDGEGPFSPERSGGLPAGDLARLSFSGSYSLKEIQTMITGKGGMVAYFNNNNIRELEEQALAGNNEIKTAIDAMAYQVAKEIGAMAAVVNGKVDAIILTGGIAHSKYITGGITEKVKFIAPVVVQAGEDELRALAQGAVRVLKGEEEAKIY, from the coding sequence ATGAAGTTACTCATTATCAACCCCGGTTCTACCTCGACAAAAATTGGTTTGTTTGAAGAAGATAAAGAGTTATTTAGTAAAAATTTACAACACGATATGGCCGAGCTGGCTCAGTTTAAAGAGCTAACGGACCAATACGACTTTAGAAAAGAAGCTATCTTAAATTTTTTAAAAGAAACCGGCGTGGAGGCCGGCGAGTTAGCGGCGGTCGTAGGGCGCGGCGGGCTGGTTAAACCGCTGGCCGGCGGTACTTACACCATTAACGAAGCCATGAAGCGCGATTTACACAAAGGATTACAGGGTATTCATGCCAGTAATTTGGGTGGTTTAATTGCCGATGAAATTGCTCAAACCATTGGCAAACCTTCCTTTGTGGTAGACCCTGTAGTGGTAGATGAGCTAGACGATGTGGCCCGCTTAAGCGGCCACCCGCTACTTAAGCGGCGTTCTATTTTTCATGCTTTAAACCAAAAGGCAATGGCGCGGCAATATTGCCGCGAGCATAACGTTAAGTACACCGATGTTAATTTAATTGTAGCCCACTTGGGCGGCGGTATTTCGGTGGGTATTCATCATAAAGGGAAGGTGGTAGATGTTAATAATGCCCTTGATGGCGAAGGGCCGTTTAGCCCCGAACGTTCGGGCGGTTTACCGGCCGGTGATTTGGCCCGCTTAAGTTTTAGCGGCAGCTATAGTCTTAAGGAAATACAAACGATGATTACCGGCAAAGGCGGTATGGTGGCTTACTTTAACAATAACAACATAAGAGAGCTGGAAGAACAAGCTTTAGCCGGTAATAACGAAATTAAAACCGCCATCGATGCGATGGCCTATCAAGTGGCCAAAGAAATCGGGGCGATGGCTGCCGTTGTTAATGGTAAGGTAGATGCCATTATCTTAACCGGAGGTATTGCCCATAGTAAATACATTACCGGTGGTATAACCGAAAAGGTTAAGTTTATTGCCCCTGTCGTGGTGCAGGCCGGCGAAGACGAGCTAAGGGCTTTAGCGCAGGGAGCAGTAAGGGTGCTAAAGGGCGAAGAAGAAGCAAAAATCTATTAA
- the murG gene encoding undecaprenyldiphospho-muramoylpentapeptide beta-N-acetylglucosaminyltransferase — protein MKIALTGGGTAGHVYPLLALAEELKQRGHLNDQPLSFIYIGQKGGVEEQLAEAAGLPFYGITAGKLRRYFSFKNFSDIFRVFKAYKQAKKILKRERPALLFSKGGFVTVPPVIAAAKLGIPVYIHESDSDLGLANRLAARFAKIIFVPYQETKESLKPSFKDKTIVSGNPVRAAMAQGKTDTANQLYNLKENDKVILALGGSSGALQVNNLIAEIAPQLAGKATIIHQMGKNLYKESKQPHYQTFPYINEQLPHLIARADVVVSRAGAGAIWEFAGLQAACIFIPLGMRGDQLRNAKLLEQRGACLILSGEEATADNLLTAINTLLENETQRLALKKAIGGLITINSTAFIADKIIKELQGEAAG, from the coding sequence ATGAAGATAGCCCTTACCGGCGGCGGCACCGCCGGCCACGTTTACCCCCTACTCGCCTTAGCAGAGGAACTTAAGCAGCGCGGCCACCTTAACGACCAGCCCCTAAGTTTTATCTACATTGGTCAAAAAGGCGGCGTAGAAGAACAGCTGGCCGAAGCAGCCGGCCTCCCCTTTTACGGCATAACCGCCGGCAAGTTACGGCGTTACTTTAGCTTTAAAAATTTTAGCGATATTTTTAGGGTATTTAAAGCCTATAAACAAGCTAAAAAAATTTTAAAGCGCGAACGGCCGGCCTTACTGTTTAGTAAGGGCGGTTTTGTAACGGTACCGCCGGTCATCGCTGCCGCTAAGCTGGGCATACCGGTGTACATTCACGAAAGTGATAGCGATTTAGGCCTAGCCAACCGCCTTGCCGCCCGCTTTGCCAAAATTATTTTTGTACCGTATCAAGAGACTAAAGAGAGCTTAAAGCCTAGTTTTAAAGATAAAACCATCGTTAGCGGCAACCCCGTTAGGGCAGCTATGGCGCAGGGTAAAACAGATACAGCTAATCAACTTTACAATTTAAAAGAGAACGATAAAGTTATCTTAGCACTGGGCGGCTCATCGGGGGCGTTGCAGGTAAATAATTTAATAGCAGAAATCGCCCCGCAGTTAGCCGGTAAAGCTACCATTATCCATCAAATGGGTAAAAACTTATACAAAGAAAGTAAGCAGCCGCATTATCAAACCTTTCCTTATATAAATGAGCAGCTGCCCCACCTTATTGCGCGGGCCGATGTCGTGGTAAGCCGGGCCGGCGCCGGGGCCATCTGGGAGTTTGCCGGCTTGCAGGCGGCTTGTATCTTTATCCCGCTGGGTATGCGCGGCGACCAGCTGCGTAACGCTAAACTGCTTGAACAACGCGGAGCGTGTCTCATTTTAAGCGGCGAAGAGGCTACCGCCGATAATTTATTAACTGCCATCAATACTTTACTAGAAAATGAAACCCAGCGTTTAGCGTTAAAAAAAGCGATTGGCGGATTAATCACCATAAATTCTACGGCCTTTATTGCCGATAAAATTATCAAAGAGCTACAAGGAGAGGCCGCTGGCTAA
- a CDS encoding CvpA family protein, with protein sequence MVVDILIIGFLLACVIAGLAQGLTRTAGNIANIILSLIISALLHRWVLSLIILTPISGFFGSQHWALNLTYVLTFFMALSLLDLLRHIFFGFLRRLPLLFLDRFLGLFLGIISGALWTTILITFIYMFPVFRAPQWLTTPLANFFLYYATQVQAGWQVIAGVS encoded by the coding sequence ATGGTTGTTGATATATTAATTATAGGCTTTTTACTTGCTTGCGTTATCGCCGGCCTAGCGCAAGGACTAACGCGTACAGCCGGTAATATTGCCAATATTATTTTAAGCCTGATTATCTCGGCCCTATTACACCGCTGGGTACTAAGTTTAATTATCCTTACTCCTATCTCGGGCTTTTTTGGCAGCCAGCATTGGGCGCTTAATTTAACTTATGTACTTACCTTTTTTATGGCTTTATCGCTGCTGGATTTACTGCGGCATATCTTTTTTGGTTTTTTACGCCGCTTACCCTTGCTTTTTCTCGACCGCTTTTTGGGCCTCTTTTTAGGTATCATCAGCGGAGCTTTATGGACTACTATTTTAATTACCTTTATATATATGTTCCCGGTCTTTAGGGCGCCGCAGTGGCTTACCACACCGCTGGCCAACTTCTTTTTATATTATGCCACACAGGTACAAGCCGGCTGGCAGGTTATAGCCGGTGTTTCCTAA
- a CDS encoding leucine dehydrogenase — MDKFGYMEKYGYEQLCFFHDKNTGLKAITCIHNTVLGPALGGTRVWDYADEETAVEDVLRLAKGMTYKSAMAGLALGGGKSVIIGDVKAIRKDPARREAFWRAFGRYIEGLNGRYITAEDVNTSTQDMVYINEETDNVVGLPGRSGDPSPYTALGVFKSLLATAKFVYGSDDIKGKTVAVQGLGNVGYYLCEFLHKAGAKLVVTDIDADRVQRVVSEFGAKDVGLEEIYGVECDIYAPCALGATINDNTIPQLKCKAVCGGANNVLKDAPVHGKALQDKGITYAPDYVANAGGVINVFHELQGYNREAAVRDIERIYHRMLDLLTMAKEKNMLPHETADLMAEQRIEYIKNTKAIYLPNRGCC; from the coding sequence ATGGATAAGTTTGGTTACATGGAAAAGTATGGTTATGAACAACTCTGTTTTTTTCACGACAAAAATACAGGCTTAAAGGCTATTACCTGTATTCACAACACGGTACTCGGGCCGGCTTTAGGCGGTACCAGAGTGTGGGATTACGCCGATGAAGAAACGGCGGTAGAAGACGTGCTGCGCTTAGCAAAAGGCATGACCTACAAAAGCGCAATGGCCGGCCTAGCTTTAGGCGGCGGTAAAAGCGTAATTATTGGCGATGTTAAAGCTATACGCAAAGACCCGGCTAGGCGTGAAGCTTTTTGGCGAGCCTTTGGCCGTTACATTGAGGGGTTAAATGGCCGTTATATTACCGCCGAAGATGTGAACACCAGCACGCAGGATATGGTGTATATTAACGAAGAAACCGATAACGTGGTGGGCTTGCCCGGCCGTAGCGGCGACCCATCGCCTTACACCGCGCTCGGTGTGTTTAAATCGTTATTGGCTACCGCTAAATTTGTTTACGGCAGCGATGATATTAAAGGTAAAACGGTAGCCGTGCAGGGGTTAGGCAACGTGGGTTACTACCTGTGTGAGTTTTTACACAAAGCCGGCGCTAAACTTGTAGTTACCGATATTGATGCCGACCGCGTTCAACGTGTGGTAAGCGAATTTGGGGCTAAAGACGTTGGTCTAGAAGAAATTTACGGCGTAGAGTGCGATATTTATGCCCCTTGCGCTTTAGGAGCTACCATTAACGATAACACCATTCCGCAATTAAAATGTAAAGCCGTTTGCGGCGGGGCTAATAACGTGCTTAAAGATGCGCCGGTACATGGCAAAGCTTTGCAGGATAAAGGAATTACCTATGCTCCCGACTATGTAGCCAATGCCGGTGGCGTAATTAACGTTTTTCACGAGTTGCAAGGTTATAACCGTGAAGCTGCCGTGCGTGATATAGAACGTATTTACCACCGCATGCTCGATTTACTAACGATGGCTAAAGAAAAAAATATGTTGCCGCACGAAACTGCCGATTTAATGGCCGAACAACGTATAGAGTATATTAAAAATACCAAAGCTATTTATTTGCCTAATAGAGGCTGTTGTTAG
- a CDS encoding type II toxin-antitoxin system HicA family toxin, producing the protein MNGYEKLVKAILLKNGCYFVRSSKGSHETWHSPITHKNFTVPHTIKPRHTANKIMKDAGINHKF; encoded by the coding sequence ATGAATGGTTATGAAAAATTGGTTAAAGCTATTTTGCTTAAAAATGGCTGTTACTTTGTAAGGAGCAGTAAAGGTAGCCATGAAACTTGGCATAGCCCCATAACTCATAAAAACTTTACCGTTCCTCACACGATAAAACCACGTCATACTGCCAACAAGATTATGAAAGATGCCGGTATTAACCATAAGTTTTAA
- a CDS encoding iron-containing alcohol dehydrogenase codes for MVDFTFASRTNLIFGEKKIEKLKTYLPNNARVLFLYGGGSIKSNGIYERTKAALEGLHFVEFSGIEPNPHYDTCIRAAEVIKKEKLNFVLAVGGGSVMDASKFIALAAKYEGNDAWEDIMNKRVHIVPVELGVIATLPATGSEMNNGFVISNIELSKKQGCGSPYTVPMFAICEPSCTLTLDQRQTTNGIADSFVHVTEQYLVGREGTYLQDRWAEGVLLSLINDSAPALMKNLGDLEARRSLMFAATMALNGYIGMGVGVMDWATHMIGHELTILYGVDHGQTLTAVLPSLLRVQFDIKKEKLAVYGKNVFGLSGSEDEVAKKAIEATEEFFRFIKSPVRISECAAIAADAPEVVSRRFAERGALLGEKGSINAAKVKEILLLAQK; via the coding sequence ATGGTCGATTTTACCTTTGCCAGCCGCACCAACCTCATCTTTGGTGAAAAAAAGATTGAAAAACTCAAAACTTACCTACCCAATAACGCCCGCGTGCTATTTTTATATGGCGGCGGCAGCATTAAAAGCAACGGCATTTACGAGCGCACCAAAGCTGCCCTAGAAGGACTGCACTTTGTGGAGTTTAGCGGCATAGAGCCCAACCCACATTACGATACCTGCATAAGAGCGGCCGAAGTTATTAAAAAAGAAAAACTTAACTTTGTGCTCGCCGTAGGCGGCGGCAGCGTAATGGACGCCAGCAAGTTTATTGCCTTAGCTGCCAAGTATGAAGGCAATGATGCGTGGGAAGATATTATGAATAAGCGCGTGCATATTGTGCCCGTAGAGCTGGGTGTGATTGCTACTTTGCCGGCCACCGGCAGCGAGATGAACAACGGTTTTGTAATTAGTAATATTGAGTTAAGTAAAAAGCAAGGCTGCGGCTCGCCGTATACGGTGCCGATGTTCGCTATTTGCGAGCCAAGCTGCACCTTAACCCTAGACCAACGCCAAACCACCAACGGTATTGCCGATAGCTTTGTCCATGTAACCGAGCAATATTTGGTGGGTCGTGAAGGCACTTACCTGCAAGACCGCTGGGCCGAAGGCGTGCTGTTAAGCCTGATAAACGATAGTGCGCCGGCCCTAATGAAAAACTTAGGCGATTTAGAAGCCCGCCGCAGCTTAATGTTTGCCGCTACTATGGCCTTAAATGGGTACATCGGTATGGGTGTGGGCGTGATGGATTGGGCTACTCATATGATTGGGCACGAATTAACCATCTTGTACGGTGTGGATCACGGCCAAACTTTAACCGCTGTGTTGCCTAGTTTGCTGCGTGTGCAATTTGATATTAAAAAAGAAAAGCTGGCCGTTTACGGCAAAAATGTTTTTGGTTTAAGTGGCAGCGAAGACGAAGTGGCTAAAAAAGCTATCGAGGCTACCGAAGAATTTTTTAGGTTTATTAAAAGCCCGGTACGTATCAGCGAATGCGCCGCTATCGCCGCCGATGCGCCCGAAGTAGTTAGCCGACGTTTTGCCGAGCGCGGCGCTTTGCTGGGGGAAAAAGGCAGCATAAACGCCGCTAAAGTAAAAGAGATATTGCTGTTAGCGCAGAAATAA
- a CDS encoding DUF1902 domain-containing protein, translating into MDFTIKIDWDEETNGWYAINDELPVATESNSYDALIEKVKVMAYEMLEDNHNGAKAKLHFVSERTETLR; encoded by the coding sequence ATGGACTTTACGATAAAAATTGATTGGGACGAAGAAACCAATGGCTGGTACGCCATTAATGACGAGCTACCCGTAGCCACCGAAAGTAATAGCTATGATGCTTTAATTGAAAAAGTTAAGGTTATGGCCTATGAAATGTTAGAAGATAACCATAATGGAGCTAAAGCTAAGTTACACTTTGTAAGTGAGCGGACAGAAACTTTAAGATAA
- a CDS encoding thiamine pyrophosphate-dependent enzyme, whose translation MAKVIYEKSKGLTDFPLTYCPGCTHGIIHKLVAESLVELGVLDRTVLIASVGCSVMAYEFFNCDAIQAAHGRAPAVATGVKRANPDAVVFTYQGDGDLASIGTAEIIHAAHRGENITVIFVNNAIYGMTGGQMAPTTLINQKTSTSPYGRAANNQGLPFKTSEVLAQIPSSTYIERVSSHSVPHILKAKKAIKKAFQNQIEGKGFSLVEVLSTCNIGWGMSTLDSLKFVEEQMIPYFPLGVYKDAGGDK comes from the coding sequence ATGGCAAAAGTTATTTATGAAAAAAGTAAAGGGCTTACCGATTTTCCGCTTACTTACTGCCCGGGCTGTACGCATGGTATTATCCACAAGCTGGTGGCCGAAAGTTTGGTCGAGCTAGGTGTCCTAGACAGAACGGTATTAATAGCCAGTGTGGGCTGTAGCGTAATGGCTTACGAGTTTTTTAACTGCGATGCCATTCAGGCCGCGCACGGCCGTGCGCCGGCAGTGGCCACCGGCGTGAAACGCGCTAACCCCGATGCCGTTGTTTTTACTTATCAAGGTGATGGCGACTTAGCCAGTATCGGCACCGCCGAAATTATTCATGCAGCGCATAGGGGCGAAAATATTACCGTTATTTTTGTGAACAACGCTATTTATGGTATGACCGGCGGACAGATGGCGCCAACCACCCTTATTAACCAAAAAACCAGCACCTCACCTTATGGCCGCGCAGCTAATAATCAGGGGTTACCTTTTAAAACCAGCGAAGTATTGGCGCAAATTCCTTCGTCCACTTATATCGAAAGAGTGTCGTCGCATAGTGTGCCGCATATTTTAAAGGCCAAAAAAGCTATTAAAAAAGCCTTTCAAAACCAAATAGAGGGCAAAGGTTTTTCGCTGGTCGAGGTCCTTTCCACCTGTAACATTGGCTGGGGTATGTCGACTTTAGATTCTTTAAAATTTGTGGAAGAACAAATGATACCGTACTTTCCGCTGGGTGTTTATAAAGATGCGGGAGGAGACAAATAA